From the genome of Petrotoga sibirica DSM 13575:
AGATGACTACATAGATAAAAGAATAAAAAAAGCAAAAAATTATGAAGAGCTATTCAAATCACATAACCTCAACGAACATTTAAGCTATCCTGCTTATTTTAATGACAGAACCCATGTTTATCACCAATACGTTGTTACTTTGAATAACCCTGAAGATAGAGATAAATTGAAAAAATTCTTAGAAAATAAAGGCGTCGGAACATCTATATACTATCCCCTTGGCTTGCACCTTCAAAAGTGCTTTGAGAACTTGGGTTATAAAGAAGGAGACTTCCCTGTAGCTGAAAAGGCATCGAAATCCACGATAGCCTTACCAATGTTTCCAGAACTCACCAAAAAAGAGCAGGAATATGTAGTTAAATCTATTAAAGAGTTTTTTTCAAAATAGTTTTAGAGTTTCTAAAAATAGTGTTATTCTAGAAAGAGGAGGACTAAAAAATGGCATTATTAGATAAAATAAAAGATAAAACTGCAAAGATAGGGGTAATAGGTTTGGGTTATGTTGGTTTACCACTTGCGGTAGAAAAGGCGAAGGCAGGGTACCAAGTTTTAGGATTCGATATTCAAAAAGAAAAAGTAGATAAGGTCAACAAAGGAATAAATTATATTGGGGATGTTGTAAATGCAGAATTAGAAAAGCTGGTTGAAGACGGCCTTTTAAACGCTACAACTGATTATGACAGAATAAAGGAATGCGATTGTGTTATGATATGTGTTCCAACTCCCTTGAATAAATACAAACAACCTGATTTAAGTTTTGTTGTTGATTCGACCAAAGAAGTAGCAAAAAGACTCCATCCAGAAATGTTGATCGTTTTAGAAAGCACTACCTATCCAGGAACTACGGAAGAAGTACTTCTACCGTTATTACAAGAATATGGTTTTAAGGTTGGAAAAGATTTTTATTTAGCTTTTAGCCCAGAAAGAGTAGATCCAGGAAATTTGATTTATAAGACCAAAAATACACCAAAAGTAGTTGGTGGAGTTACCGAAAAATGCACTTTACATGCAAAAACTCTCTATGAAAATGTATTAAACGCAGAAGTTTTCACCGTTTCATCCCCTAAGGAAGCAGAGATGTCAAAAATTTTGGAAAATACCTTTAGAATAGTCAATATTGGCCTCATCAATGAAATGGCTATCTTAGCAAAGAAAATGGGAATAAACATCTGGCAGGTAATAGACGCAGCTGCAACAAAGCCTTTTGGTTTCATGCCTTTTTATCCTGGACCAGGTGTGGGCGGTCATTGTATTCCGATAGATCCTTTTTATTTAACGTATAAAGCTAGAGAGTTTGACTATCACACAAGGATAATAGAATTGGCTGGGGAAATAAACGATTATATGCCTGAGTACGTAATTGAAAGACTAATGGACATTTTAAACGAAAATAAAAAGTGTTTGAACGGTTCCAAAATATTGATGTTAGGAGTAAGTTATAAAAACGACATCGACGATTTAAGAGAGTCTCCTGCTTTGAAAGTTTTGGAGCTTTTGGAAAAGAAGGGAGCACAAGTAAAGATTCATGACCCCTATATTAAAAATTTTTCTCATAAAGGAATTGAATATAAAACCGTAGCTTTAACAAAAGAATTGTTAGAGGAATCAGATGCTGTCTTAATTACTACGGGGCACAAAAAGGTGGATTACAATTTCGTTTTGGAAAATGCCAATATAGTTTTTGATACAAAAAATGTCACAAAAGGACTTAGAGAGAAGTATCCAGAAAAAGTTTCTCTATTATGAAAATTTAAAATGTAGGTGATGTTCTTATGCTTAAATTGGCTGTAATAGGTTGTGGAAGAATAGCCCAAAAAAAACATACAGAAGCGATTATAAAAAATTCTGATATCATTGAAAATGTGGCTGTTTGCGATTTAAAAGAAGAAAGAGCAGAACACTTTGCCAACAAGGTGGAAGGTTCTGGGTTAAAGAAACCAGAGATATACACGGACTACAGAAAATTGTTAAAAAGATCGGATATAGACGCCGTGGCAATCGCTACCGAAAGCGGGAACCATTATGAAATCACCATGGAAGCCCTGCAAAACAACAAACATGTATTAGTGGAAAAACCAATGGCCCTATCAACAAAACATATGAACGAGATGATAGAGTTTGCAAAAAGGAAAAATTTAAAGTTAGGTGTTTGTTTTCAAAATCGCTTCAACCCACCTATACAAGAATTAAGAAAAAAAATTACAACAAATTCATTTGGAAGGATTCTCCATGGTCAAGCTTCCATTAGGTGGAATAGAAACGAAGAATATTACAGGCAAGCAAAATGGAGAGGTACTTGGGAATACGATGGAGGCACGCTGATGAACCAATGTACTCACAATATAGACTTGCTATTGTGGATTATGGGCTCTGAAATAAACGAAATATATGGTGCTATTCAGAACTTCACCCATCCTTACATCGAAGCTGAGGATTTTGGGGGGGCCATAATAAAATTTAAAAACGGTTCCGTAGGAATAATCGAAGGATCTGCAAATATATATCCAAAAAATTTGGAAGAGACCCTATCGATATTTGGAGAAAAAGGGACAGTGGTGATCGGTGGTTTAGCGGTGAATAAAATAAAATATTGGAGATTTGAAGGAGAAGATGGACATCCATTTCAAAATCTCCCAGATCCTGATACCGTTTATGGAAGTGGGCACATTCCACTGTATAGAGATTTTTATCAATCTATAGAAGAAGATCGAGAACCTTTTATTAACGGTGAAGAAGGAAAAAAGGCTGTCGAAGCTGTTTTAGGAGTTTACAAGTCTGCTCTTTTGGACAGACCTGTCAAATTCCCAATCGATTTTTCAACTCTAGAATTGAAGAGGGATATAAATTCAGTCTAGATCTTGTCATAATCGAGATCTACCCCTCTTCTTTTTCACATATCGATTTCTATTCCTAAACCAGGTTTGTCCGAAAGAATTATTGTATCTCCTTCTACTTCAAAACCTCCTTTTATTCCTTCGAATTCTTCATAATACATGAAGGAATCTAAATCAGCATCTGTGATATTTCTCTTTGCTGCAACTAAGCTTGCCCCTGCAGTAAGAGCCACCTTTGTTTCCACCATACATCCAACCATACAATTAATTCCAGCAGATTCTGCAATTGCGTTAATCTTTTCAGCTTCGTAAAGTCCTCCACTTTTCATTAGTTTAATGTTGATCATATCAGCACTATCTTTTTTTACTGCATGCATTGCATCATGAGCGTTATGAACTGATTCATCTAAAATTATCTTCATATCAGTCTTTTTTCTCAAAAGCGAAGATCCATCAAAATCCCAATCGGCTAACGGCTGTTCAACGGCTTCAATATTGTAATTTTCCATCATCTTGATTGCAGTTAACGTATTGTGTATATTCCATCCTTGGTTGGCATCTGTTTTCAATCTTACGTTATCTCCCACGTTTTTTCTTATAAGCCTGATAGCCTCGATATCGTTTTTAAGCTCAACGCCGGTTTTAATTTTTAATATGTTAAACCCTTTATCTACCCTCTCTTTGGCTTCGTTTGCCATTTCTTGTGGTGCTCCAATCCCTATCGTAATATCTGTCTGTACTTTGTTTTCAAATCCACCAAGTATCTTATAAAGGGGTTCTTGCATCACTTTTCCTTTTATATCGTAGAGAGCGATATCAACCGCTGCTTTTGCTGCTGTATTTCCAGCAATTGCTTTGTTCAATATATAATGTATTCTTTCGATTGCGAGTGGGTCCTGCCCTATTAATATTTCTTTGAATGATTTAAGAACAATTGTTACACTGTCGATGCTTTCCCCCGTTACCGAACGAGAAGGGGTAGCTTCTCCAAAACCGTAGTATCCTTCATCAGTAGTTATTTTTAGAAGCACCGATTCACAATACTCCGTTGCTCCTCGCGAAATAACAAAAGGTTTTTTGAGTTTAATTTTGATTTTTTCAAATTTTAAATCTGTTATTTTCATTTCTCTGCCCTCCATAAGATTTTTTAAATAGTACGACCCTTTGCCATAACCTTTTTTATTTCCAGAGTACTTTTATCTAAGAACACTATATCTGCATCAAAGTTTTCTTTTATTTGGCCTTTGTTTTCTAATTTAAGAAAATTTGCAGGATTACTAGTGATAACCTTCAAAGCTTCTTCTAAAGGAATATTTTCCTGAAGCACACAATCTTTTACTTCTTCAAAGAGTGTAGCTACATCTGCTACTGTTAAACCTAAATAATTCCCTTTATCATCGAATTGTGGTAAACTCCCCTGCCCATCGGATGAGAAAGATATATTGTCAATATTTATCCCATCTTCCAGCAAAAGTTTTAAAGCTTTAGATGGTTTTGATGGATCGTCTTTGTCTTTCTTTTTTGACGAACTAGTTGTGAAATCAACCCTTCCCCCCAGTTCTATGAAATTTTTACATGTTCGAAGAGCTTTTTCTCCCTTGTTCATGTGAGTTGGAAGGAACTGCGAGATTGGTAATTCTGAATTTTCTACAACATCTAGTAATATCTGAATAAATTTTTCCCCTCTGCCAACATGGATATTTACTATCCCTGCCTTTTTTGATAAAATTCCACCCACTCGAGCTTCTGAAGTCAATCTTATCAATTCTTCTAAGGTCGGTTGGGAACCTCTATGGTCTGAAATAGCAACCTCTCCAACACCTATTATTTCTTCAATAAAAACCAAATCGTCTATAATTCTGCCGGTAAAAGTTTTTATAGGAAGATGATAAGAACCCGTATACGCATAGCAGCTTATTCCTTCTTGTTTTAATGCTTTTGCTTTTGCAATTAAGTTTTGCATACTTCGAGTTGCGTTGTCGGTCCCCAAAACACCTACTAATGTAGTAATTCCAGAACTTACTATCTTAGAAACGGATATCTCCGGCGTCCTTGTGTTATATCCCCCTTCTCCACCTCCCCCTGTTATATGAACGTGTGAGTCTATAAAACCTGGAACTAATAAATAATCTTCCGCATCGATAACCTCAACTTTAAGATTAGAATTTAATTCTATCGAATCCACTAATTCTAAGATTTTTTCTCCACCAATTAATATATCTTTTTTCCCTAAAGCTTTAGGCGAGTAAACCGTTGCATTCTTTATAAGGGTAAGCAAAATTCCTCTTCTCCTTTTTTATGATTATAATTTTTGTTTAAATCATGCCACAGAAATATTCTAAAGTCAAGTTAACGCATCCTACTAATAATTTTTGACTTAAAAAATAAAAAAGCTCAAAAATCCAAAAAAGATCTTTGAGCTGTCAAGGAGAGGAAAGTTCGATAATGGTCGGGACGACTGGACTTGAACCAGCGACCTTTGGTTCCCGAAACCAACGCGCTACCAACTGCGCTACGCCCCGAATTCAAATTATTCCATAATCGATTTTATCATATTTTTTAAGCGAAGTGAATAGTAATCAAAAAATTGAGGAATAATCAATTTGTCTAATAAAATCGGTTAAGTTGCTACAAACCCTATATTCGTATATAACTTAACTGTTGCTTTAAAAAAGTTCATTTTATTGTTAATTTTAGGCAAACCTAACTCTTTTAAAAAGTGTTATAATTGAACTGAGATATTCGATGGAGGTGATTATAATTTGCTAATTCCTTTACACAACTTGTTTATTGGGCAAAAGGGTAAGATAGTGAGTTTAAACAATGAAGAAGAAAGTACTAAAAATCGTCTTCTTGCAATGGGAATAACGCCAGGTAAATCTATAGAATTAGCTCATGTTTCTCCTTTTGGGGATCCTTTAGTATTTAAAATTGGAGAAAAAAAGGTAGTTTTAAGAAAAAGCGAAGCTTCTAAGATCTTTGTAGACGTCCCCTACAAAATATTCAATCTTTTGGAAAGTGAAATTGGAAAATATGAAATTATCGATATTAAAGGCGGAAGGAATTTTATAGAAGAAATGAGAAGCATGGGGTTGTATAAAGGAGTTAATATTAATTTAGTTAATAAGCTTGGAAATAGGATAATTATAGAGGTTGATGGAAAGAAATACGAATTGGGAAGGGGAAGAGCTGCCAAGATATTTTGTAAAAAGGTGGAATAATTAATGGATATATCTATTGTAGAAGAATACGTAAGAAAGAATAAAGAAGTAGATATTTCGGAATTAAAAGAGAAATTTCACTTAAATCAAAGTGAATTAAACATTTTGATTCCTTTCTTAAGGTCCATGAATGTTGGAATGGAAAAAATAGACAAAATAGAACCCGTATGCAAAAGTTGCCCATTGACAGATAAATGTGGAAAAGGTTTGTTAAATAACTGTTATTATACTAAATAACTTTACAAAACAAATTTAATAATGGGAGGAGCTTAAATGAGCAAGGATATCCTCAAAGATAAAGTTGAAACAGTTAACAAGGAAGCAGAGATTTCAATCATTGGAAATCCTAACGTTGGTAAGACTTCTCTATTCAACCTTTTGACGGGCACTAAACAATATGTTGCTAATTGGCCAGGGGTTACAGTAGAGAAGAAAGTTGGAAATTTCAAGTATAAAGGAAAAACCTTTAAATTAGTCGATCTTCCAGGTGTTTACACTCTTTCAGCTAAAAGTGAAGACGAGAGAGTTGCTAAGGATTATTTAATAAGTAATAGTTCAGAGATAGTAATTGTCGTAGCTGATGCCTTGAACTTGGAAAGTTCGATGTTTTTATTGTTTGAACTTATAGAAATTGGTATTAAGACTATTTTGGTTATAAACGCTGTAGATGAAGCTCAGGAAAAAGGGAGAATCATCGATCCATCCCCAATTTCCAAAACTTTAAACATCCCTGTCATATTGACTTCCGCCAAGACAGGCGAAGGTAAGGAAGAACTTTTAGAAGAAGCATACAATCTTTCTAAAGAAAAAAATCTTACAAAAAAGAAAATAATGTATCCAGAAGAAATAGAAAATTTTATAGAGTTTTTTCAAGACAAAGTTTCAAAGTATACTAAAATAAGTTCAAAATATCAAAATTATATAGATAGTAGTTGGTTACCAATATACTTTTTAGAGTTTGGAAATGAAGATTTAGAACTTCCCAAAGATTTTTTGGCTGAGTTAAAAGAAAATTTTGATATAGAAGAACTTAAAAACAAATATTTAAATTGGAAGTTTAATTTCATTTCCTATCTAGTTAGTTCCTCTACAATAAAAGAGGGTATAGACTGGTCTCTGAGAGATATTTTAGATCACGTTTTTACCCATAAGGTTTTGGGAATATTGATATATGTCTTTGCTTTGTTTGCAGTGTTTTCTTTAACATTCAGCCTCGCTCAACCATTATCGGATTTGCTGGATTCGGCTTTTACTTTTTTGGGCAATTCTATCAGCGGATTTGTAACTGTTCCTTGGTTGGAATCCCTAATAGTTGATGGTGTTATAGCTGGGGTTGGTGGGGTTTTGATTTTTATTCCACAGATTTTTATCTTATTTTTCTTCTTAGGGTTTTTAGAAGAGTCAGGATATTTGCCAAGGGCAGCCTTTTTAGTTGACAGAATTGCCAGGAATTTCGGATTAAGTGGTAGATCTTTTATGTCTATTATTTTAGGTTTCGGTTGCAATGTTCCAGCCATTATCTCTACTAAATCAATTGCTAATAAAAAAGAAAGATTAGCTTTAATTCTTAGCCTTCCCTTTGCATCGTGTAGTGCAAGGTTACCAGTTTACATACTTTTAATAAGCGCATTCTTTTCAACGCACGCAGCAACTATAATGTTGCTAGTCTATTTATCGAGTATATCTTTAGTCTTACTATCCTCAAAATTTTTACAAAGATTCATTACCCAATCAGAAGATATCCCATTTATCATAGAACTCCCAAGGTTCAGGATGCCTACTTTAAAAAATTTATCAATCTATACATGGAACAAAGGAAAGCACTTTTTGCAAAAAGCCGGAGGCATAATTTTAAAAGCCACCATAGTAATTTGGTTTTTGTCTTTCTTCCCTAACTTTGGAACAGATATAAACAGTAGTTTTGCCGCTTCTATCGGAAGAGTATTCGAACCTTTAACTAATCACTTGGGGTGGGATTGGAGAATAAACACCGGCTTGATTTTTGGTGTCGCTGCCAAAGAAATAGTCGTGTCTTCCTATTCCACAATTTTTAACGTTGGAGAAGGCTCTTTAACCTATGCCTTACAAAATGCGTTAACTCCAGCCTCTGCTTTAGCGCTAATATTCTTCGTTTTGGCTTATATTCCTTGTTTTGCAACGTTGGCCACGATTAAGGCGGAGACAAATGGCTGGAAATGGGTTATCTTTAGTTTTATTTACACCACTGTCGTTGCTTATCTTATAGCTAATGTGGTATTTTTTGTGGGAGGTATTTTCCTATGAAGCACAAAAACTTGACAATTTCTTTGATAGCAATATTATCAATTATTTTCATGTTGTTAAATATACAGAAAAACTTTTTCTACGTCTTTTCATTTTTTGTTATATTCTTAATTTCAATCTATGGTTTTTTTAATGATAATAGAATATGGTATCATAAATCTGCCCATATAATAGTTTCTTCTTTTATCGGCCTATTTCTTTTAGCTTATGAAATCTTGGATATTTTGTTCACTATGCTCGCAGGTGAATTTTCTGAAATAAATTTAAATATTTATGTTATAATCTTTGGTATACTAAGCATAACGATATTCATTTTAGAATTGAGATACCTTAGGAGAAAGAGAAATGAAGCATTGAACAAGGAGGAACGGTAAATGCTAAAAGATCTATTAAATAATGATTTAAAAAAATTTATGAAAGAAAAGAATACCCTTGCTTTAAATGCGGTTAGATCGATAATATCCGAGATTAAAAATAAAGAGGTTGAAAAAGGGGCTGAGTTAACAGAGGAAGAAATAGTCCAGGTGATAAAAAAACAGATAAAAATGAGAAAAGATTCCATTGAACAGTTTGAAAGAGCAGATAGAAACGATCTCGCTGAAAAAGAAAAAAAAGAAGTTGAGATCTTACAAGAATATCTTCCTGAACAACTTTCTGACGAAGAATTGAAAAAAATAATAGAAGAAACTATAAGCGAAGTCAATGCAACATCAAAAAAAGATTTCGGCAAAGTTATGAAATTAGTAATTCAAAAAGTTCAAGGAAGAGCCGATGGAAAGAAAATAAGTGAAATACTGTCGACACTTTTAAATTAGCATATAACTAATATGTGATATAATAACCGTAGAAAGAATTTCTTTGGAGGTGTTTTTTGCAGTGCTCACAATAGTTTATTCGGTATTATTATTAGGAATTTTAGGGTTTGCTTCCGGCACTTTTTTAGCATTTGCTGAAAAAAAATTTGAAGTAAAGGAAGATCCAACAGAAGCCATTATTAAAGCGGTATTGCCAAACAATGATTGTGGATCTTGTGGTTATCCCGGATGTGCAGCCTTCGCCAAGGCATTTATCAAAGGTGAGGTCGGAAAAGACGGTTGTGTCCCTGGCAAATCTCAAGGAACCCCAGAACTTTTGGAGAAAATATCTAAGATGTCTGTTGATGAATTGAACAAAATATATGAGGAAAGTCAGGAAGATGATTCTAAAATATTAAAACTACTAAAGCAGAGTTAAAAGGGGGGATCAACTTGATCGATCCTATATCCTCTCAACAATACAAACCACTTTATTTAAGCAGTTTTGATTACGGAAATAATCAACTTCATAACGCAAATAGTCAAAACATTAATCAGAGTCCCACAATGTCCAAGGAAGAGATGGAAAAACTTTTATCTTTTATAATGTACAAACAAACCGGAATATCGATGAAATTAGTTAGAACCGTTGGTGAGTTGTATCAGGGTCAAAATTTAGATGTTTTAACCTAAGTAAAATTTTCTTAATTGCGGGCCAAGATTGCCCGCAATTTTCAATAAAGGAGGATTTCCCTTGTATCCAAAGGTTTACGCTTACTTAGAAAGGATTCAAGAAAATGCAAAATTTTTAAAATCTTTATGCACTGATTCAGGTGTTGAAATAATAGGTGTCACAAAAGTAGTTTGTGGCGAACCTACAATAGCCCATGCACTTAAAGAATGTGGAATTGAAATACTGGGTGACTCAAGGGTTCAAAACATAAAGAAAATGAGGAATTCTGATATAAAAGGGCCTTTTATGTTACTTAGAATACCTATGATTTCTGAACTTGATGATGTAGCAAAATATGTTGATTATACTTTAATCAGTGACTTAGAGATCAGTAAGAAGTTGGGGAACGTTTCTTCTAAATTCAATAAGAGATCTAAAGTCATCTATATGGTTGACGTTGGAGATCTAAGGGAAGGAGTTTGGTTTGAAAAAGCTGTTTCTGAGATTTCAAAAGCCATTGATATAGAAGGAATAGAGGTTGTTGGAATAGGTACAAACTTAGGATGTTTTGGTGGAGTAATCCCTGATGAAACTAATATGGAAAGGCTCGTGAAAATAAAAGAAGAAATCCAAAGAGAAACTGGGAAAACTCTAGAAATAATTTCCGGTGGAAACACCGCTGCCTTACCTTTAATTGAAAAAGGAAGTTTACCAAAGGGCGTAAACCAATATAGATTAGGGGAATCGATCATCTGTGGAACGGACGCAACTAACAACCGCAACGTTCCAGGTACAAGGCAGGATACGATAATATTGGAAGCAGAAATTGTGGAATTAAAAGAAAAACCTTCTGTCCCGTATGGCAACATTGGTTATGATGCGTTTGGTCGTAAACCAAAATTTAAAGACAAAGGTAATAGAATAAAAGGCATTTTAGCCGTGGGAGAGCAAGATGTTGACCCTACAAGCATGTATCCCTTGGATAAAAATATTGAAATACTCCATGCGAGTAGTGATCATACAATCGTAGACTTAACTGAGTCTAAAGTGAGTTATAAAGTAGGAGATAAGATAAGATCTAGGCTAGGTTACTCCTCTGTTTTGAGGGCCTTCACAAGTCCTTATGTTGAAAAGGTGATACTTTAATGTTTGCTTTTGTAAACACTCTTTTTGTAATATCAATGATCCTTTTTATTATTTCAACGATGTTCTTATGGAGATCTGCTAAAATGATAAGAAATGGCAGTAAAAGGTCTGACGAAGACGTAAAAAAAATGGACAAAAAGGGACTGTTAGGTCTTTTAATAAGTGTTGGAATTTTTGTTCTATCTTATTTTTTGAGCTTATTAGTTTGATCGAGGTGTATACAAATGGAAATTACTTCTTTTACCCCTCCTAATAGTAAAGAAGCCGAGGAGTCGGTCATAGGTAGCATCTTTTTAGATCCTTCTATACTTCCTGATGTGATCGAAGAGGTAAGATGGGAAGATTTCTATTACGAAAATAATAAAATAATATTTAAAGTTATGGAAGAACTTTTCGACAAAGGGGAACCTGTCGACACCGTATCTGTTATCGAAAAATTAAGAGAATCCAATCTTTTGCAGAAAATCGGTGGAGAAGATACAATAATTTATTTGGCTCAGGTTGTCCCAACAACGGCTAATGTGATGTATTATACCCAAATTGTAAAAGAGAAAGCCCTTTTAAGAGCTTTAATTAACGCATCTTCAGAGATAGTCGATGCCGTAAGAAATATTGGAGATGCTCAAGAAGTTTTAGAGTATGCTGAAAAAAGAATATTTTCCATAGCCGAAGCCCGTGCTACAAGAACGTATGATCTTTTATCTAACGTAATGCATGATGTTTTTGAACAGATAGAAGAGTTGAAAAACAGGGCTCAAAAAGGCGAGGGAGATCTTGTTACGGGGGTTTCTACTGGATTCAAATCTTTAGATAGGATGACTTCAGGATTTCATAGGTCTGAGTTAATTATCATCGCCGCTAGACCATCCATGGGTAAAACGTCTTTTGCCGCGAATATTGCAACTAACATGGCTTTACAGTCAAATATTGCCGTAGCAATCTTCAGTTTGGAAATGTCGAAAGAACAGTTAGCTAACAGAATTTTATGTTCTGAGGCAAAGGTAGATTTACACAAGGTTAGAACCGGACAAATTTCTGATGAAGAGTGGGAAAAATTAGTGCAAAAAGCAGGAGAATTATCAAAGTCAAGGCTTATCTTTGACGACGAACCAGATTTAACTCCTAGAATGCTGAGGGCTAAAGCAAGGAGAATGAAAAGAGAATATGGTATAGAAGTAATTTTCATCGATTATTTACAATTAATGACTTCTCGATCGAAAGGTTATGAGAGCAGGCAACAAGAGATAACAGAGATATCAAGATCCTTGAAACTGCTCGCTAGAGAGTTAAATATCACCGTTGTTGCTTTGTCCCAACTTTCCCGTGCAGTTGAACAAAGAGAAGATAAAAGGCCTCGATTAAGTGATCTCAGAGAATCTGGAGCAATTGAACAGGATGCGGATCTCGTTATGTTTTTGTATAGAGATTCATATTATAAAAGAAAAAAAGATGAGTCCGGAAAAGATTCTTTAAATGATGAACATGAAGCAGAACTGATTTTAGGTAAACAAAGAAACGGACCGGTTGGA
Proteins encoded in this window:
- a CDS encoding GatB/YqeY domain-containing protein, with amino-acid sequence MLKDLLNNDLKKFMKEKNTLALNAVRSIISEIKNKEVEKGAELTEEEIVQVIKKQIKMRKDSIEQFERADRNDLAEKEKKEVEILQEYLPEQLSDEELKKIIEETISEVNATSKKDFGKVMKLVIQKVQGRADGKKISEILSTLLN
- a CDS encoding alanine/ornithine racemase family PLP-dependent enzyme; its protein translation is MYPKVYAYLERIQENAKFLKSLCTDSGVEIIGVTKVVCGEPTIAHALKECGIEILGDSRVQNIKKMRNSDIKGPFMLLRIPMISELDDVAKYVDYTLISDLEISKKLGNVSSKFNKRSKVIYMVDVGDLREGVWFEKAVSEISKAIDIEGIEVVGIGTNLGCFGGVIPDETNMERLVKIKEEIQRETGKTLEIISGGNTAALPLIEKGSLPKGVNQYRLGESIICGTDATNNRNVPGTRQDTIILEAEIVELKEKPSVPYGNIGYDAFGRKPKFKDKGNRIKGILAVGEQDVDPTSMYPLDKNIEILHASSDHTIVDLTESKVSYKVGDKIRSRLGYSSVLRAFTSPYVEKVIL
- a CDS encoding mandelate racemase/muconate lactonizing enzyme family protein; amino-acid sequence: MKITDLKFEKIKIKLKKPFVISRGATEYCESVLLKITTDEGYYGFGEATPSRSVTGESIDSVTIVLKSFKEILIGQDPLAIERIHYILNKAIAGNTAAKAAVDIALYDIKGKVMQEPLYKILGGFENKVQTDITIGIGAPQEMANEAKERVDKGFNILKIKTGVELKNDIEAIRLIRKNVGDNVRLKTDANQGWNIHNTLTAIKMMENYNIEAVEQPLADWDFDGSSLLRKKTDMKIILDESVHNAHDAMHAVKKDSADMINIKLMKSGGLYEAEKINAIAESAGINCMVGCMVETKVALTAGASLVAAKRNITDADLDSFMYYEEFEGIKGGFEVEGDTIILSDKPGLGIEIDM
- a CDS encoding RnfABCDGE type electron transport complex subunit B, translated to MLTIVYSVLLLGILGFASGTFLAFAEKKFEVKEDPTEAIIKAVLPNNDCGSCGYPGCAAFAKAFIKGEVGKDGCVPGKSQGTPELLEKISKMSVDELNKIYEESQEDDSKILKLLKQS
- a CDS encoding Gfo/Idh/MocA family protein gives rise to the protein MLKLAVIGCGRIAQKKHTEAIIKNSDIIENVAVCDLKEERAEHFANKVEGSGLKKPEIYTDYRKLLKRSDIDAVAIATESGNHYEITMEALQNNKHVLVEKPMALSTKHMNEMIEFAKRKNLKLGVCFQNRFNPPIQELRKKITTNSFGRILHGQASIRWNRNEEYYRQAKWRGTWEYDGGTLMNQCTHNIDLLLWIMGSEINEIYGAIQNFTHPYIEAEDFGGAIIKFKNGSVGIIEGSANIYPKNLEETLSIFGEKGTVVIGGLAVNKIKYWRFEGEDGHPFQNLPDPDTVYGSGHIPLYRDFYQSIEEDREPFINGEEGKKAVEAVLGVYKSALLDRPVKFPIDFSTLELKRDINSV
- the feoB gene encoding ferrous iron transport protein B, whose product is MSKDILKDKVETVNKEAEISIIGNPNVGKTSLFNLLTGTKQYVANWPGVTVEKKVGNFKYKGKTFKLVDLPGVYTLSAKSEDERVAKDYLISNSSEIVIVVADALNLESSMFLLFELIEIGIKTILVINAVDEAQEKGRIIDPSPISKTLNIPVILTSAKTGEGKEELLEEAYNLSKEKNLTKKKIMYPEEIENFIEFFQDKVSKYTKISSKYQNYIDSSWLPIYFLEFGNEDLELPKDFLAELKENFDIEELKNKYLNWKFNFISYLVSSSTIKEGIDWSLRDILDHVFTHKVLGILIYVFALFAVFSLTFSLAQPLSDLLDSAFTFLGNSISGFVTVPWLESLIVDGVIAGVGGVLIFIPQIFILFFFLGFLEESGYLPRAAFLVDRIARNFGLSGRSFMSIILGFGCNVPAIISTKSIANKKERLALILSLPFASCSARLPVYILLISAFFSTHAATIMLLVYLSSISLVLLSSKFLQRFITQSEDIPFIIELPRFRMPTLKNLSIYTWNKGKHFLQKAGGIILKATIVIWFLSFFPNFGTDINSSFAASIGRVFEPLTNHLGWDWRINTGLIFGVAAKEIVVSSYSTIFNVGEGSLTYALQNALTPASALALIFFVLAYIPCFATLATIKAETNGWKWVIFSFIYTTVVAYLIANVVFFVGGIFL
- the iadA gene encoding beta-aspartyl-peptidase is translated as MLTLIKNATVYSPKALGKKDILIGGEKILELVDSIELNSNLKVEVIDAEDYLLVPGFIDSHVHITGGGGEGGYNTRTPEISVSKIVSSGITTLVGVLGTDNATRSMQNLIAKAKALKQEGISCYAYTGSYHLPIKTFTGRIIDDLVFIEEIIGVGEVAISDHRGSQPTLEELIRLTSEARVGGILSKKAGIVNIHVGRGEKFIQILLDVVENSELPISQFLPTHMNKGEKALRTCKNFIELGGRVDFTTSSSKKKDKDDPSKPSKALKLLLEDGINIDNISFSSDGQGSLPQFDDKGNYLGLTVADVATLFEEVKDCVLQENIPLEEALKVITSNPANFLKLENKGQIKENFDADIVFLDKSTLEIKKVMAKGRTI
- a CDS encoding nucleotide sugar dehydrogenase, giving the protein MALLDKIKDKTAKIGVIGLGYVGLPLAVEKAKAGYQVLGFDIQKEKVDKVNKGINYIGDVVNAELEKLVEDGLLNATTDYDRIKECDCVMICVPTPLNKYKQPDLSFVVDSTKEVAKRLHPEMLIVLESTTYPGTTEEVLLPLLQEYGFKVGKDFYLAFSPERVDPGNLIYKTKNTPKVVGGVTEKCTLHAKTLYENVLNAEVFTVSSPKEAEMSKILENTFRIVNIGLINEMAILAKKMGINIWQVIDAAATKPFGFMPFYPGPGVGGHCIPIDPFYLTYKAREFDYHTRIIELAGEINDYMPEYVIERLMDILNENKKCLNGSKILMLGVSYKNDIDDLRESPALKVLELLEKKGAQVKIHDPYIKNFSHKGIEYKTVALTKELLEESDAVLITTGHKKVDYNFVLENANIVFDTKNVTKGLREKYPEKVSLL
- a CDS encoding FeoA family protein — translated: MLIPLHNLFIGQKGKIVSLNNEEESTKNRLLAMGITPGKSIELAHVSPFGDPLVFKIGEKKVVLRKSEASKIFVDVPYKIFNLLESEIGKYEIIDIKGGRNFIEEMRSMGLYKGVNINLVNKLGNRIIIEVDGKKYELGRGRAAKIFCKKVE